From the Bacillus tuaregi genome, one window contains:
- a CDS encoding PAS domain-containing protein produces the protein MGFFKRLLSPTTTNHTAPQQHEFEKNPLFTEHPDAVMVLNKAHQIIYMNEQASSLLGYSLENRSLSIEKWMSPDRYKRMSSTIQQAFKDQTSSFEATFLHKTGYEIPVKITLINYETDTIICICQDLRPLKGYKNQISNLYDNLLFIQKVTNIGSFNYDVFQDQSFWPNQTYEIFGVDDSDFVPCWQTVTALIHPNDFSNY, from the coding sequence ATGGGTTTTTTTAAAAGATTATTAAGTCCAACAACAACGAATCACACCGCCCCACAACAGCATGAGTTTGAAAAAAACCCATTGTTCACAGAACACCCAGATGCTGTTATGGTTCTTAATAAAGCACATCAGATTATCTATATGAATGAGCAAGCAAGCAGCCTGCTGGGATATTCTCTTGAGAATCGCAGTCTTTCCATCGAGAAATGGATGTCCCCTGATAGGTATAAAAGGATGTCTTCTACTATTCAGCAGGCCTTTAAGGACCAAACCTCTTCCTTTGAAGCTACATTTCTTCATAAAACAGGATATGAAATACCGGTTAAGATTACTCTGATTAATTATGAAACCGATACCATTATTTGTATATGTCAGGATTTACGACCTTTAAAGGGATATAAAAATCAAATCTCAAACCTTTATGATAATCTGCTATTCATTCAAAAAGTTACTAATATAGGGAGCTTTAATTATGATGTGTTTCAGGATCAATCATTCTGGCCGAACCAAACCTATGAAATTTTCGGAGTCGATGATTCTGATTTTGTTCCGTGCTGGCAAACGGTTACGGCATTAATTCATCCAAATGATTTCAGCAATTATTAG
- a CDS encoding CynX/NimT family MFS transporter has protein sequence MVSPDSAIKTKSLYISLFIVGIVLVSFNLRPAITSVGPLVGMIQEDMGLAHWSAGLLTSLPLICFAFMSPLVPKIANHFHNELTMQIGLIAILVGILIRTISSVFFLFAGTFLIGIGIAICNVLLPVVIKDKFPAKFGLMTSVYSTSMGLIASLASGFSVPLAVGMDLGWQRSLLVWGIPAVLAIILWVFLIKKSKGHKGDMKRSSSIRGGVWRSPVAWYVALFMGFQSFLFYVTVAWLPEILHSYGVSTATAGWMLSFTQFIGLPASFFVPVIAGKLRSQAWIAGILGACSILGFGGIMLASSYVLLIFSIILLGLGLGGSFPLGLAYLGMRSRDARQAAELSGMAQSVGYILAAVGPIAIGSLYDVAHTWTVPLITLIAVGVLVGLFGASAGRNQYV, from the coding sequence ATGGTATCACCTGATTCAGCCATCAAAACAAAATCGTTATACATAAGCCTATTTATTGTCGGAATTGTGCTAGTCTCCTTCAATTTACGTCCAGCCATTACCTCTGTTGGGCCTTTGGTCGGTATGATACAGGAGGATATGGGACTCGCACACTGGAGTGCCGGGCTGTTAACTAGTCTGCCCCTTATCTGTTTCGCCTTCATGTCACCGCTCGTCCCGAAAATCGCCAACCACTTTCACAATGAGCTGACGATGCAAATTGGTCTCATTGCCATTCTGGTCGGAATACTCATCCGTACCATATCAAGCGTATTTTTTCTTTTTGCCGGAACCTTTTTAATCGGCATCGGGATTGCGATTTGCAATGTACTGCTTCCCGTTGTGATCAAGGATAAATTCCCAGCCAAGTTCGGATTAATGACAAGCGTCTATTCGACTTCAATGGGTCTGATTGCTTCGCTGGCATCAGGCTTCAGCGTCCCCTTGGCTGTCGGAATGGACCTTGGCTGGCAGCGGTCCCTGCTTGTCTGGGGAATTCCAGCTGTGTTAGCCATTATTTTATGGGTCTTTTTAATAAAAAAAAGCAAAGGACACAAAGGGGATATGAAAAGGTCGTCCTCTATCAGAGGTGGGGTTTGGCGCTCGCCGGTAGCCTGGTATGTCGCCTTATTCATGGGCTTTCAGTCGTTCTTATTTTACGTCACAGTAGCCTGGCTGCCTGAAATCCTGCATAGCTACGGTGTCAGTACCGCAACGGCAGGCTGGATGTTATCCTTCACACAGTTTATCGGACTACCGGCCAGCTTTTTTGTCCCCGTGATTGCGGGCAAGCTTCGCAGTCAGGCCTGGATTGCCGGTATCCTCGGGGCCTGTTCGATTCTTGGCTTTGGAGGCATCATGTTAGCCTCCTCATATGTCCTCCTAATCTTTAGCATTATCCTCCTTGGATTAGGCCTGGGCGGAAGCTTTCCATTAGGCTTGGCTTATTTGGGAATGAGAAGCAGGGATGCCAGACAGGCTGCCGAGCTTTCCGGTATGGCACAATCAGTCGGGTACATCCTTGCTGCAGTGGGTCCGATTGCAATCGGTTCGCTCTACGACGTAGCCCACACCTGGACCGTTCCGTTAATTACCTTAATCGCAGTCGGAGTCCTCGTCGGTCTTTTCGGAGCAAGCGCCGGCCGCAATCAATATGTATAG
- a CDS encoding Lon protease family protein — MNHEDYENVLSVHRVPISKLRTEFDSNTFSFETTEALEQLPNEMIGQVRAEQAMEFGLSVEQTGYNLFVVGPAGTGRMTYTQDSVAKMAAKRVTPNDWCYVYNFDNPDRPLVISFPTGEGQQFQREIEILLIDIQREIRSAFSSEMFEKKKRTILEEFRSSIDELWAKADTYAFEHSVKIERTHAGINTIPLLFGRPIQVQEFEKMPDETKDMIKENEKNVEEKIQETVYQIRKMDEQLRKNVQQFMKQTTVNAVEGLFLPLREKYTEHQKVLLYLDAYLRDVVEHYSFFTDQEEENQLMSALTGSKEQQLHRYTVNLFVNNRQCKGAPVIYETNPSYHNLFGKVEYRGAFGSYVTDFTFVKPGVLHLANGGYLILQATELLQQPNAWVLLKRALQTGNIQIENPYEDRSVFPTSGIKPEPIPLNIKVIIIGSYYLYDLLSTVDEDFHKLFKVKVEFDTVMKKDEENSQKMARFIKNYGDKHGLLPFHRRAVAKIIDYSSRLVEEQSKLTTRFQEITKVLVESSYWAKKDEQDFVDEQHIHKALIEKMNRSNHVSEKYRELIHNGTIMVDTDGFRIGQINGLAVMGTRDSIFGIPTKITAQTFVGKSGIMNIEREAALSGQIHSKGLMILTGFLSGEFAKNRPIPLSASITFEQTYSPIDGDSASSTELYVLLSSLSEVPINQGIAVTGSVNQWGEIQPIGGVNEKIEGFYHICKEKGLTGKQGVMIPVQNVKNLMLDIEVVDAVKKGKFHIWSVSHIAEGMEILTGVSAGNIRDANGEYPSETIFSKVEGRFNKMYEAARETKKS; from the coding sequence ATGAACCATGAGGATTATGAAAATGTTCTATCTGTTCACCGTGTGCCGATTTCAAAACTCCGAACAGAGTTTGATTCCAATACCTTCTCCTTTGAAACGACTGAGGCTTTGGAACAGCTGCCAAATGAGATGATTGGACAAGTAAGGGCGGAGCAGGCGATGGAATTTGGCTTGTCTGTCGAGCAGACCGGCTATAATCTGTTTGTTGTTGGACCGGCTGGGACTGGTAGGATGACCTATACACAGGACAGCGTGGCGAAAATGGCGGCTAAGCGCGTCACACCGAATGATTGGTGCTATGTTTATAACTTTGATAACCCAGATCGTCCGCTTGTCATTTCCTTTCCAACCGGTGAGGGTCAGCAATTTCAACGTGAAATCGAGATTTTACTAATCGACATTCAACGGGAAATCCGCTCGGCTTTTTCCAGTGAAATGTTCGAGAAGAAAAAGCGGACCATTCTCGAGGAATTTCGGTCAAGCATTGATGAGCTTTGGGCTAAAGCAGATACCTATGCGTTCGAGCATTCGGTGAAAATTGAACGCACCCATGCGGGAATCAATACAATTCCGCTCTTGTTCGGCCGCCCGATTCAGGTTCAGGAATTTGAGAAAATGCCTGATGAAACAAAGGATATGATTAAGGAGAACGAAAAAAACGTCGAGGAAAAAATCCAGGAAACCGTCTATCAAATCCGAAAAATGGATGAACAGCTTCGGAAAAACGTCCAGCAGTTTATGAAGCAAACCACAGTCAACGCTGTTGAAGGCTTATTCCTGCCGCTTCGTGAAAAATATACCGAGCATCAAAAGGTCCTCCTCTATTTAGACGCCTATTTACGTGATGTGGTCGAGCATTACTCCTTTTTCACCGATCAGGAAGAGGAAAATCAACTGATGAGTGCGTTAACGGGTTCCAAGGAGCAGCAGCTTCATCGCTATACCGTTAACCTGTTTGTCAATAATCGGCAGTGCAAGGGGGCGCCGGTTATTTACGAAACCAATCCAAGCTACCATAATTTATTCGGTAAAGTAGAATACAGGGGTGCCTTTGGCAGCTATGTGACGGATTTTACATTTGTCAAACCAGGTGTCCTGCATTTGGCCAATGGAGGCTACCTCATTCTGCAGGCAACAGAGCTATTGCAGCAGCCGAATGCCTGGGTTCTGTTAAAAAGGGCACTGCAAACAGGAAATATTCAAATTGAAAATCCATATGAAGACCGGAGTGTTTTTCCAACGAGCGGGATTAAGCCTGAGCCGATTCCGCTCAATATTAAGGTCATTATTATCGGTTCTTACTATCTATATGATTTGCTCTCCACAGTGGACGAGGATTTTCATAAGCTTTTCAAGGTAAAAGTAGAATTTGATACGGTCATGAAAAAGGATGAGGAAAACAGCCAGAAAATGGCTCGCTTTATTAAAAATTATGGCGACAAGCATGGGCTGCTGCCTTTCCATCGCAGGGCTGTGGCAAAAATCATTGATTACAGCTCCCGTTTAGTTGAGGAGCAATCCAAGCTGACCACGCGGTTTCAAGAAATCACGAAGGTGCTGGTGGAATCCAGCTATTGGGCGAAGAAGGATGAGCAGGACTTTGTCGATGAACAGCATATCCATAAGGCGCTGATTGAAAAAATGAACCGCTCCAATCATGTATCAGAAAAGTATCGGGAATTGATTCATAATGGTACGATTATGGTGGATACAGACGGATTTCGAATTGGACAAATCAATGGTTTGGCGGTAATGGGAACTAGAGATTCGATTTTTGGTATTCCGACGAAAATCACCGCTCAAACCTTTGTTGGCAAAAGTGGGATTATGAATATCGAAAGAGAGGCGGCACTTAGTGGACAAATTCACAGCAAGGGTCTGATGATCCTAACCGGCTTCCTTTCCGGTGAATTTGCGAAAAACCGCCCGATTCCACTCTCAGCCAGTATTACGTTTGAGCAAACCTACTCACCGATTGACGGCGACAGCGCTTCAAGCACCGAGCTTTATGTGCTGCTCTCCTCTCTGTCAGAGGTACCGATTAACCAGGGCATTGCCGTAACAGGCTCTGTTAACCAATGGGGAGAAATCCAGCCCATTGGCGGTGTGAATGAAAAAATTGAAGGCTTTTACCATATCTGTAAAGAAAAAGGGCTGACCGGCAAGCAGGGTGTGATGATTCCGGTACAGAATGTGAAGAATCTCATGCTGGATATCGAGGTCGTCGATGCGGTGAAAAAAGGAAAGTTCCATATATGGTCTGTCAGCCATATTGCCGAAGGAATGGAAATCTTAACCGGTGTTAGTGCCGGAAATATCCGAGATGCTAACGGAGAATATCCGTCCGAGACGATTTTTTCAAAGGTAGAAGGCCGGTTTAACAAAATGTATGAAGCAGCAAGAGAAACCAAAAAATCATAG
- a CDS encoding YjfB family protein codes for MDIAAMSMALSQGQLSQQVSLSLMKQVMDQAEGNADFINKMMSPHAVKALELKAQPHLGGNIDIKG; via the coding sequence ATGGATATTGCAGCTATGTCAATGGCGCTGAGCCAGGGACAGTTGAGCCAACAGGTATCACTGAGCCTGATGAAGCAGGTGATGGATCAGGCGGAGGGAAATGCTGATTTCATCAACAAGATGATGAGTCCACATGCAGTAAAGGCCCTGGAGCTGAAAGCACAGCCCCATTTGGGCGGGAATATCGATATAAAAGGATAG
- the flaG gene encoding flagellar protein FlaG, with protein sequence MNIERLPNLTNPNPSNASRVKPVEKTQPAQPVEELLKKMDQQQQESKLVEIDKEKMEEVVKGLNEFIQPVSTSIRFELHDKLHDYYVTIVDDKTDEVIREIPSKKLLDTYANMLEFVGLLVDKKI encoded by the coding sequence ATGAATATTGAGCGGTTGCCGAATCTAACTAATCCTAATCCTTCTAATGCATCAAGAGTAAAGCCGGTAGAAAAAACTCAGCCCGCCCAACCGGTTGAAGAGCTTTTGAAAAAAATGGATCAACAGCAGCAAGAATCCAAGCTAGTAGAGATAGATAAGGAAAAAATGGAGGAGGTTGTGAAGGGGTTAAATGAATTTATTCAGCCTGTCAGCACCTCAATCCGCTTCGAACTTCACGATAAATTGCACGATTACTATGTAACGATTGTTGATGATAAAACAGATGAAGTAATTAGAGAAATTCCATCAAAAAAGCTGCTGGACACCTATGCCAACATGCTGGAGTTTGTCGGATTGCTCGTAGATAAAAAGATTTAA
- the fliD gene encoding flagellar filament capping protein FliD, with protein MVRISGLASGMDIDSIVADMMKIKRMPLDKLKQQKQTMEWQRDDYREMNTLLLNFRSELTQMKLSTRYRTRTTTTTDDSRVTATASSAAALSSYSISNVKQLASAETRINTGSISKTGKSFEANKSMFSQMDALDAETFTWNTGAVSSKTIDVKTANNTFKLEDDTAKTSSISTWSVRVNGIGYKVVASDSNDLKLNENEVQIKTTGEMVFGKTLAANSTVKVDYVANNRTDKISISSDSATIKLSKGAINNIVDNKITLKTINDGVEAEPIILQISNEVNDKGLYTIKNGDDTVGKLNKETGEITLEGKMPRPDKNSKTTMSLEVTYDHNYKAFSIDTHTSKGERHDFFLISASDSLNSVINQVNTSSVGVNMFFDSVTGRMTMTRNETGDFNSDENKSDISFTGTFMNDVLKFRNSETVVKGQNAKFTINGLETERDSNTFAINGVTFTLKQTFNETEDKTAPPVTIAINNNNDAIFENIKGFIDKYNELIGKIQEKTQQERYKSYTPLTDEQREQLSDKQQEQWEEKAKSGLLRRDQTLTSLLSSMRMDFYGKVESEKINPIYSQLASIGIKTTANYLEGGKLEINEAELKKAIEEDPQSIEALFNASGTTNGQKGIAQRLYDTVGRTMDILNEKAGKAFSTNNQFTIGKQLNSIDDQIDSLEDRMKALEDRYYRQFTAMEKAIQSANQQSAYIMQNFFN; from the coding sequence ATGGTGCGAATCAGTGGATTAGCGAGCGGAATGGATATTGATTCCATTGTGGCCGACATGATGAAAATCAAGCGAATGCCGCTCGACAAGCTCAAGCAGCAAAAGCAAACAATGGAATGGCAGCGTGACGATTATCGCGAAATGAACACATTGCTACTCAACTTCCGTTCGGAATTAACACAAATGAAGCTATCGACAAGATACCGAACAAGGACCACGACTACGACAGATGATTCGAGAGTGACGGCAACAGCTTCAAGTGCTGCGGCGCTTTCTTCGTATTCGATATCAAATGTTAAACAATTAGCGAGTGCAGAAACTAGAATTAATACAGGAAGCATCTCCAAGACGGGTAAATCTTTTGAAGCTAACAAAAGTATGTTCTCGCAAATGGATGCATTAGATGCAGAAACTTTCACTTGGAATACAGGGGCAGTTTCAAGTAAAACAATAGATGTCAAAACAGCGAATAATACGTTTAAATTAGAGGATGATACTGCTAAAACTTCATCGATTAGCACTTGGAGTGTAAGAGTAAATGGAATAGGCTATAAAGTGGTAGCCAGTGATTCAAACGATCTTAAATTAAATGAAAATGAAGTACAAATCAAAACAACTGGAGAAATGGTTTTCGGGAAAACATTAGCTGCAAATAGTACTGTAAAGGTTGATTATGTTGCTAATAATCGTACAGATAAAATTAGTATATCTTCAGATAGCGCAACAATAAAGTTAAGTAAAGGTGCTATTAATAATATAGTAGACAATAAGATTACATTAAAAACAATTAATGATGGAGTTGAAGCCGAACCTATTATTTTACAGATAAGTAATGAAGTTAATGATAAAGGTTTATATACAATAAAAAATGGCGATGACACTGTCGGCAAATTAAATAAGGAAACTGGTGAGATTACATTAGAAGGTAAGATGCCAAGACCTGATAAAAATTCAAAAACAACCATGTCACTTGAGGTTACTTACGACCATAATTATAAAGCCTTTTCTATTGATACCCATACTTCAAAAGGGGAAAGACATGATTTCTTCCTTATATCTGCTAGTGACTCTCTGAATTCCGTAATTAATCAAGTGAATACGTCTAGCGTTGGTGTTAACATGTTTTTTGATTCAGTTACTGGCAGAATGACAATGACCAGAAATGAGACAGGTGATTTTAACTCTGATGAAAATAAATCAGATATAAGTTTTACTGGTACCTTTATGAATGATGTGCTTAAATTTAGAAATTCTGAGACAGTAGTTAAAGGTCAAAATGCAAAATTCACAATCAATGGTTTAGAAACCGAACGTGATTCCAACACCTTCGCCATCAACGGAGTCACGTTCACCCTAAAACAAACCTTTAATGAAACTGAAGATAAAACTGCTCCACCCGTAACCATCGCGATCAACAACAACAACGATGCGATCTTTGAAAATATCAAAGGCTTCATCGATAAATACAATGAGCTAATCGGGAAAATTCAAGAAAAAACGCAGCAGGAGCGGTACAAGAGCTATACGCCGCTGACGGATGAGCAGCGCGAGCAGCTGTCGGACAAGCAGCAGGAGCAGTGGGAGGAGAAGGCGAAGAGTGGTCTTCTTAGAAGGGATCAGACCCTGACAAGCCTGCTTTCCTCGATGCGAATGGATTTTTACGGAAAAGTAGAGTCCGAGAAGATCAATCCAATCTACAGTCAGCTTGCCAGCATTGGCATTAAGACAACCGCTAACTACCTGGAAGGCGGAAAGCTTGAAATCAATGAAGCCGAGCTGAAAAAGGCAATTGAGGAGGACCCACAATCCATCGAAGCATTATTCAATGCATCCGGTACAACAAATGGACAAAAAGGGATTGCCCAGCGCCTTTACGATACAGTCGGCAGAACGATGGATATCCTAAATGAAAAAGCAGGAAAAGCCTTTTCCACAAACAATCAATTTACGATTGGTAAGCAGCTGAACAGTATCGATGATCAAATCGACAGTCTCGAGGACAGAATGAAGGCTTTAGAGGACCGCTACTATAGACAATTTACCGCGATGGAAAAAGCCATCCAAAGTGCCAACCAGCAATCGGCCTATATTATGCAGAACTTTTTCAATTAA
- the fliS gene encoding flagellar export chaperone FliS, protein MAVQNPYQSYKQNSVNTASPGELTLMLYNGCIKFIRFGRKAMEENQIEEKNTNLLKAQKIIQELMVTLNMDIPVSQNMMSLYDYLHRRLIEANTKNDPAILDEVEGFVTEFRDTWKEVIQVNRQKKYAEGGQI, encoded by the coding sequence ATGGCAGTTCAAAACCCGTATCAATCCTATAAGCAGAATTCTGTGAACACCGCTTCACCGGGGGAATTAACGCTTATGCTCTATAACGGATGCATTAAATTTATTCGCTTTGGCAGAAAAGCGATGGAAGAAAATCAGATTGAGGAAAAAAACACGAACCTCCTCAAGGCACAGAAAATTATCCAAGAGCTGATGGTGACATTAAATATGGATATCCCTGTTTCTCAAAACATGATGTCTCTATATGATTATTTGCACCGTCGCTTGATTGAAGCCAATACAAAAAATGATCCAGCGATTTTAGATGAAGTGGAGGGCTTTGTCACAGAATTCCGTGATACCTGGAAGGAAGTCATTCAAGTGAATCGGCAGAAGAAATATGCTGAAGGCGGTCAAATCTAG
- the hpf gene encoding ribosome hibernation-promoting factor, HPF/YfiA family, whose amino-acid sequence MNYNIRGENIEVTPAIREYVEKKISRLEKYFTETPKANVNVNLKVYNDKKAKVEVTIPMQNLVLRAEEVNEDMYAGIDLITDKLERQIRKHKTKVNRKFREKGGINTLFNVTTEPGEPVVEDDNELEVVRQKSFDLKPMDNEEAILQMNMLGHSFYVFTNAETNRTNVVYKRKDGRYGLIEAH is encoded by the coding sequence ATGAACTACAACATTCGTGGTGAAAACATTGAGGTAACTCCAGCGATAAGAGAGTATGTTGAGAAGAAAATCAGCCGTCTTGAAAAATACTTTACAGAGACACCTAAAGCAAACGTAAATGTTAACCTAAAAGTATACAATGATAAAAAGGCAAAGGTTGAAGTTACCATTCCAATGCAAAACCTAGTGTTACGTGCCGAGGAAGTAAATGAAGACATGTATGCCGGAATTGACCTCATTACTGACAAGCTTGAGCGCCAAATCCGTAAACATAAAACAAAGGTAAACCGTAAATTCCGTGAAAAGGGCGGAATTAATACATTATTTAATGTAACGACTGAACCAGGTGAGCCAGTCGTTGAGGACGACAATGAGCTTGAGGTTGTTCGTCAAAAAAGCTTTGACTTAAAACCAATGGACAACGAAGAAGCGATTCTTCAAATGAACATGCTTGGTCACAGCTTCTACGTCTTCACAAATGCTGAAACAAACCGTACAAACGTTGTGTACAAGCGTAAAGACGGACGTTATGGCTTAATCGAAGCTCATTAA
- the secA gene encoding preprotein translocase subunit SecA: MAGILSKVFDPNKRELKRLTKMTEKVVALASDMEKLSDDELRGKTEEFKARYQGGESLDDLLYEAFAVVREGAKRVLGMFPYPVQIMGGISLHEGNISEMKTGEGKTLTSTMPVYLNAITGKGVHVVTVNEYLASRDASEMGQLYTFLGLTVGLNLNSLSKEDKQAAYACDITYSTNNELGFDYLRDNMVLYKEQKVQRPLHFAVIDEVDSILIDEARTPLIISGSAQKSTQLYIQANAFVRTLVKEEDFTYDEKTKGVQLTESGMTKAERAFGIENLFDIRHVALNHHITQALKAHSSMHRDVDYVVQDGEIIIVDQFTGRLMKGRRYSDGLHQAIEAKEALEIQNESMTLATITFQNYFRMYEKLSGMTGTAKTEEEEFRNIYNMNVIVIPTNLPIARDDRADLIYASMDGKFRAVVEDIAERHQNGQPVLVGTVAIETSELISRYLTKKGIKHNVLNAKNHEREAEIILNAGQPGVVTIATNMAGRGTDIKLGEGVKEAGGLAVIGTERHESRRIDNQLRGRSGRQGDPGVTQFYLSMEDELMRRFGSDNMKAMMEKLGMDDTQPIQSKMVSKAVESAQRRVEGNNFDARKQLLQYDDVLRQQREIIYAQRNDVLESENLRSIVENMIQAALSRNVAIHLTSGDNPEDKDYQALLDYINGNLLAEGDITLDDLHGKDSQEIIEFVLAKVQGKYNAKEEQLGEAQMREFEKVIVLRAVDSKWMDHIDTMDQLRQGIHLRAYGQVNPLREYQQEGFAMFEAMVEAIEEDVAKYVMKAEIRNNLQREEVAKGQAVNPKEDGEVKKKPVVKKNIIKRNDPCPCGSGKKYKNCHGLLE, from the coding sequence ATGGCTGGGATTTTAAGTAAAGTATTTGACCCGAATAAGCGGGAGTTGAAACGCCTCACGAAAATGACGGAGAAGGTTGTGGCTCTTGCGTCTGATATGGAAAAGCTTTCGGATGACGAGCTGCGCGGCAAGACAGAGGAATTCAAGGCTCGTTATCAGGGCGGAGAATCCCTTGATGATTTATTATATGAAGCGTTTGCTGTTGTGCGTGAAGGAGCCAAACGGGTTCTTGGCATGTTTCCATATCCTGTTCAAATCATGGGAGGGATTTCCCTTCATGAAGGAAATATCTCTGAAATGAAAACAGGGGAAGGGAAGACGTTAACGTCAACCATGCCTGTTTACTTAAATGCCATAACAGGAAAAGGCGTTCACGTCGTAACCGTCAACGAATATTTGGCAAGCCGAGATGCCAGCGAAATGGGCCAGCTCTATACATTCCTTGGACTGACAGTGGGATTAAACCTGAACAGTCTTTCAAAGGAAGACAAACAGGCCGCCTATGCCTGTGATATCACCTATAGCACTAATAATGAGCTGGGCTTCGATTATTTACGTGATAACATGGTTCTGTATAAAGAGCAAAAGGTACAGCGTCCGCTGCATTTTGCCGTGATTGACGAGGTCGACTCGATTCTGATTGATGAGGCTCGTACGCCGTTAATTATTTCCGGCTCTGCACAGAAATCAACGCAGCTATACATTCAAGCCAATGCGTTTGTCCGCACACTTGTGAAGGAAGAGGATTTTACCTATGATGAAAAAACAAAAGGGGTCCAATTAACTGAGAGCGGGATGACAAAGGCTGAACGTGCTTTTGGGATTGAGAACCTGTTTGATATTCGTCATGTTGCGCTTAACCACCATATTACCCAAGCGCTAAAGGCTCATTCTAGCATGCACCGTGATGTTGACTATGTCGTGCAGGACGGAGAAATTATTATTGTTGACCAATTTACCGGTCGTCTCATGAAGGGGCGTCGTTATAGTGATGGTCTGCACCAGGCGATTGAAGCAAAGGAAGCCCTTGAAATTCAAAATGAGAGCATGACCCTTGCGACGATTACCTTCCAGAACTATTTCCGGATGTATGAAAAATTGTCAGGTATGACAGGTACAGCCAAAACAGAGGAAGAGGAATTCCGTAACATTTATAATATGAACGTTATTGTGATTCCAACGAACCTGCCGATTGCTCGTGATGACAGAGCCGATTTAATCTATGCCAGCATGGACGGGAAATTCCGTGCTGTTGTGGAGGATATTGCTGAGCGTCATCAAAATGGTCAGCCTGTCCTTGTAGGTACGGTTGCAATTGAAACGTCAGAGCTGATTTCCCGCTATTTAACGAAAAAAGGGATTAAGCATAACGTCCTTAACGCGAAGAACCATGAGCGTGAAGCAGAAATCATTCTTAATGCCGGACAGCCTGGTGTCGTTACGATTGCGACTAATATGGCTGGTCGTGGTACAGACATTAAGCTTGGTGAAGGTGTGAAGGAGGCTGGCGGTCTTGCTGTAATCGGAACAGAGCGCCATGAGAGCCGTCGGATTGATAACCAGCTACGTGGACGTTCAGGCCGTCAAGGAGACCCTGGTGTCACACAGTTCTATCTTTCCATGGAAGATGAATTGATGCGCCGCTTTGGCTCTGACAATATGAAGGCGATGATGGAAAAGCTGGGCATGGATGATACCCAGCCAATTCAAAGCAAAATGGTGTCAAAAGCGGTTGAATCTGCGCAAAGACGAGTGGAAGGGAACAACTTTGATGCCCGGAAGCAGCTTTTACAATATGATGATGTCCTGCGTCAGCAGCGTGAAATTATTTACGCTCAGCGTAATGATGTGTTAGAATCAGAAAATCTCCGCAGTATTGTCGAGAATATGATTCAAGCCGCCTTATCACGGAATGTAGCGATTCATCTGACAAGCGGAGACAATCCGGAGGATAAGGATTACCAAGCACTCTTAGATTATATCAACGGTAATCTTTTAGCAGAGGGCGATATCACACTGGATGATCTTCATGGCAAGGACAGCCAGGAAATTATCGAGTTCGTATTAGCAAAGGTACAAGGTAAATATAATGCAAAAGAAGAACAGCTGGGTGAAGCGCAAATGCGTGAGTTTGAAAAGGTCATTGTTCTAAGAGCGGTTGATTCGAAATGGATGGATCATATCGACACAATGGACCAGCTGCGTCAGGGAATTCATTTGCGTGCCTACGGTCAGGTCAATCCGCTTCGTGAATACCAGCAGGAAGGCTTTGCAATGTTCGAGGCCATGGTTGAAGCGATTGAAGAAGATGTGGCGAAGTATGTGATGAAGGCAGAAATTCGCAACAACCTTCAGCGTGAGGAGGTTGCCAAGGGGCAGGCTGTCAATCCGAAGGAAGACGGAGAAGTCAAGAAAAAGCCGGTTGTGAAAAAGAATATCATCAAGCGTAATGATCCGTGCCCATGCGGCAGCGGTAAAAAATATAAAAATTGTCATGGATTGTTGGAGTAG